In one window of Cellulophaga sp. HaHa_2_95 DNA:
- a CDS encoding mechanosensitive ion channel family protein, whose protein sequence is MNFEHLIYTYLISLGLSHNSAKYLNMVALLVALLIVTVLIDFVLRKVLIKLFTQFTLKSRTNFDNLLVKNKAPRSIAHIIPLIVALELIPYVFIDFPYFENLVEKGLQVFAIILTLWIVRSFLNTLKDYFKTLSSLKDKPIDSYIQVFMIFAWLLGIMSAFAIITGIEFIKFITTIGAASAVIILVFKDTILGFVASIQVSINDMVRIGDWITFEKYGADGDVIEINLSTVKVQNFDKTITTIPTYALISDSFKNWRGMEISDGRRIKRAIHIKLDSIKYLAKEEIEQLKKIESITTYLETRQEDIDTYNTNHNVNKELLLNGRNLTNIGVFRKYIETHIENHSGINKDMMIMVRQLAPEAHGIPLEIYAFSSDKRWQNYEYIMADIFDHIIAAVPYFHLELFEFPSNSSFVPSKKA, encoded by the coding sequence ATGAATTTTGAACACCTTATATACACCTATTTAATATCGTTGGGATTATCTCATAACTCCGCTAAATATTTAAATATGGTTGCGCTTCTGGTAGCGCTTTTAATAGTAACCGTACTAATAGATTTTGTGCTCCGAAAAGTTTTAATAAAACTATTCACACAATTCACCCTTAAATCAAGAACCAATTTTGATAATTTATTAGTAAAAAACAAAGCTCCACGCAGCATCGCACATATTATCCCATTAATTGTTGCTTTAGAACTAATTCCTTATGTATTTATAGATTTCCCCTATTTTGAAAATCTTGTAGAAAAAGGCTTGCAAGTATTTGCCATTATCTTAACCTTATGGATTGTTCGTAGTTTTTTAAATACACTCAAAGATTATTTTAAAACATTAAGCAGTTTAAAAGATAAACCTATTGATAGTTACATACAGGTATTTATGATTTTTGCATGGCTTCTAGGAATCATGTCTGCCTTTGCCATTATCACAGGAATAGAATTTATCAAATTTATTACCACCATTGGTGCTGCTTCAGCAGTAATTATTCTGGTGTTTAAAGACACTATTTTAGGTTTTGTAGCCAGCATTCAAGTATCTATTAATGATATGGTGCGAATTGGAGATTGGATTACTTTTGAAAAATATGGGGCAGACGGCGATGTTATTGAAATCAATCTCTCTACAGTTAAAGTTCAAAATTTTGATAAGACCATCACTACTATTCCCACGTATGCACTAATATCAGACTCCTTTAAAAACTGGAGAGGCATGGAAATTTCTGATGGGAGACGTATAAAAAGAGCTATCCATATAAAATTAGATAGCATTAAATATCTAGCAAAAGAAGAAATAGAGCAACTTAAGAAAATTGAATCTATAACTACCTATTTAGAAACTAGACAAGAAGACATTGATACTTATAACACCAATCATAACGTTAACAAAGAATTGCTGTTAAATGGTAGAAATCTTACGAATATTGGTGTCTTTAGAAAGTATATAGAAACCCATATAGAAAACCATTCTGGCATCAATAAAGATATGATGATCATGGTACGCCAATTAGCTCCTGAAGCTCATGGAATTCCTTTAGAAATTTACGCCTTTAGTAGTGATAAACGCTGGCAGAATTATGAATATATTATGGCAGATATCTTTGATCATATCATTGCTGCTGTACCTTATTTTCATTTAGAACTCTTTGAGTTTCCCAGCAATTCAAGCTTTGTACCTTCTAAAAAAGCATAA
- a CDS encoding cold-shock protein, protein MSKGTVKFFNDTKGFGFITEEGVEKDHFVHISGLIDEVREGDVVEFDLQEGNKGLNAVNVKVI, encoded by the coding sequence ATGAGTAAAGGAACAGTAAAATTTTTCAATGACACTAAAGGATTTGGATTTATCACAGAAGAAGGTGTTGAAAAAGATCACTTTGTACACATTTCAGGATTAATTGACGAAGTACGCGAAGGCGACGTTGTTGAATTTGATCTTCAAGAAGGAAACAAAGGCTTAAACGCAGTAAACGTAAAAGTTATTTAA
- a CDS encoding cellulase family glycosylhydrolase: protein MKKSNFKQRINACLFFTSLLFSSVVLQAQNYCSSTPVAVHGSLSVSGNKIVDKNNNPVSFAGNSFFWSNTGWGAEKYYNADVVNWLASDWNTTIVRAAMGVEDSGGYLSNPTENKNRVKAVVDAAIAKGIYVIIDWHSHHAEDNEAAAISFFQEMAQTYGNNPHVIYEIYNEPLQVSWSNTIKPYAERVSAAIRAIDPDNLIIVGTSTWSQDVDIASNDPITSTTNIAYTLHFYAATHKESLRQKAQTALNNGVALMVTEWGSVEASGNGSVDTASTDAWMSFLATNNITHANWSLHDKSEGASVLNPGASTTGGWAASNLTASGTKVKSIVKNWKQYCSDTGTGGGTTNQEPSVSITSPAANSSSAAGTTIQVKATATDADGTITQVAFYANGSLIGTDVSSPYTQNWNPTSGSYTLTAIATDNAGAKTTSTAVAVTIGTLPGGGTCTDLPVWNANSVYANAGTEVVFNANIYKNNWYTKNQSPATNSGQWEVWTLVSSCTTINATSASTEIKLYPNPSSDKIQIEVGDTEDFSRVSILDFQGRVIYENKITSKGTIEISLSNYNEGMYFVKLSGKKEVTKSFIKKR from the coding sequence ATGAAAAAAAGTAACTTTAAACAAAGGATAAACGCCTGTTTATTCTTCACAAGTCTGCTGTTCAGCTCCGTAGTCTTACAAGCCCAAAATTACTGTTCCTCTACACCCGTAGCGGTTCACGGTAGTTTAAGCGTAAGTGGTAATAAGATCGTAGACAAAAACAACAACCCTGTAAGTTTTGCTGGAAATAGTTTTTTCTGGTCCAATACTGGATGGGGAGCAGAGAAGTATTACAACGCAGACGTTGTAAATTGGCTAGCGTCTGATTGGAATACCACTATTGTGCGAGCAGCAATGGGAGTAGAAGATTCTGGTGGGTATTTGAGTAATCCTACTGAGAATAAGAACAGAGTTAAAGCGGTAGTAGATGCTGCTATAGCAAAAGGTATTTATGTCATCATAGATTGGCATTCTCATCATGCAGAGGATAATGAAGCTGCTGCGATTTCTTTTTTCCAAGAAATGGCTCAAACCTACGGCAACAATCCACATGTAATATATGAGATTTACAATGAGCCTTTACAAGTATCATGGTCTAATACTATTAAGCCGTATGCAGAAAGAGTATCTGCGGCCATTAGAGCGATAGATCCAGACAATTTAATTATTGTTGGAACATCTACTTGGTCGCAAGATGTAGATATTGCTTCAAATGATCCTATTACTAGTACTACCAATATTGCATATACATTACATTTCTATGCCGCTACGCATAAAGAAAGTCTGCGTCAAAAAGCACAAACGGCATTAAACAATGGTGTTGCGCTTATGGTAACAGAATGGGGTAGTGTAGAAGCTAGCGGTAATGGTAGTGTAGATACTGCTTCTACTGATGCTTGGATGTCTTTTCTAGCTACTAATAATATTACGCATGCCAATTGGTCTCTTCACGATAAAAGTGAAGGAGCTTCGGTATTAAATCCAGGTGCGAGTACCACCGGTGGTTGGGCAGCAAGTAATTTAACGGCTTCAGGGACTAAAGTAAAAAGTATTGTCAAAAATTGGAAACAGTATTGCTCAGATACGGGCACAGGTGGTGGTACGACCAATCAAGAACCTAGTGTAAGCATAACAAGTCCTGCAGCAAACAGCTCTTCTGCAGCTGGAACGACTATTCAAGTAAAAGCTACGGCTACTGATGCGGATGGCACAATAACTCAAGTAGCATTTTATGCAAATGGGAGTCTTATTGGTACAGACGTGAGTAGTCCTTATACGCAGAACTGGAATCCAACTTCAGGATCTTATACATTAACGGCTATAGCAACAGACAATGCTGGTGCTAAGACCACAAGTACAGCAGTTGCGGTTACAATAGGAACTCTGCCTGGTGGTGGCACGTGTACTGATTTACCAGTATGGAATGCCAATTCCGTGTATGCAAATGCCGGAACTGAAGTAGTGTTTAATGCTAATATTTACAAGAATAATTGGTATACCAAAAACCAAAGTCCCGCAACCAACTCAGGACAATGGGAAGTATGGACTTTAGTTAGTTCTTGTACAACCATAAATGCTACAAGTGCAAGTACTGAAATAAAGCTTTATCCAAATCCTTCCAGTGATAAAATACAAATTGAAGTTGGTGATACAGAAGATTTTTCTAGAGTATCCATCTTAGATTTTCAAGGAAGAGTAATATATGAAAACAAAATCACCTCAAAAGGAACCATTGAAATTTCTTTAAGTAACTATAATGAGGGAATGTATTTTGTGAAACTATCGGGTAAAAAAGAAGTGACCAAAAGCTTTATTAAAAAGCGATAG
- a CDS encoding NUDIX domain-containing protein encodes MPQSIQLSVDAVVFGYESGTISVLLIKRKYEPFKGKWAIPGGFVLEEESLEEAVARELKEETGIAINYLEQLYTFGQPKRDPRSRVVSVAYFGLIKPSAFKILAATDAEEVQWFKITELPSLSFDHEAILQMAITRLQGKITYEPIGFELLDTKFPFSDLEKLYATLLGRAIDRRNFRKKMLSLNILDELDEKVSKGSGRPANLFKFNDKRYFKLKKEGIIFEI; translated from the coding sequence ATGCCACAATCAATTCAACTTTCAGTAGATGCTGTAGTCTTTGGCTATGAATCTGGAACCATATCAGTGTTACTTATTAAAAGAAAATATGAGCCTTTTAAAGGGAAATGGGCAATTCCTGGAGGTTTTGTTTTAGAAGAGGAATCTTTAGAAGAAGCCGTAGCAAGAGAACTTAAAGAAGAAACGGGTATTGCTATAAATTACTTAGAACAGTTATATACGTTTGGTCAACCAAAAAGAGATCCTAGAAGTAGAGTAGTGTCTGTCGCTTATTTTGGTTTAATTAAGCCTAGTGCTTTTAAAATTTTAGCCGCCACCGACGCGGAAGAAGTACAGTGGTTTAAGATAACAGAATTGCCAAGTTTGTCTTTTGATCATGAAGCAATACTGCAAATGGCTATAACGCGGTTGCAAGGAAAAATTACTTATGAGCCTATTGGTTTTGAATTATTAGATACTAAATTTCCTTTTTCTGACTTAGAAAAATTATATGCCACACTTTTGGGAAGAGCTATAGATCGACGTAATTTTAGAAAAAAGATGCTTAGTCTTAATATTTTAGATGAATTAGATGAAAAGGTTTCTAAAGGCTCTGGAAGACCTGCTAACTTATTTAAGTTCAATGATAAACGTTATTTTAAACTCAAAAAAGAGGGCATCATTTTCGAAATTTAA